A segment of the Pedobacter faecalis genome:
ACTGGCGGCTTTGGCGATGGCAATTTGCTCATCGGCCGTGTAGGCCATATAATAATTACCTTTATGCTTAAATATCTGCGGCGCCCAGAAACCGCCGTTGCCAAAGGCATCACCTTTTTTAAGCGCCAGGCCGTCAGGCCGCTCAATGGCTTTCCATGAAATCAAATCGGCCGACTCATAAGCGCGAAAGCCCATAGGGCTGCTTGTTCCGTATAAAAAATACTTACCCTTATCCGCAAACACCGTCGGATCGGCCAGGAATACCGAAGCTTGCTGGGCAATACTCTCCAGCGATGTAAAACTGAGCGCGCCGAGCAAAAAGCCAGCTAAAACTTTAGAAAATCTCATCCGCTAAAACTAAGAAAATTTGCGCTCAATAAGCCTTAAAATCACAGCTAATGGCAAGGGTTTATTGTACGGAAAGTGCAAGGCATCCTTGGTGTTCTTCCCGCGGTACGCTAAAGCTTCAGCATCCAGCTCCTTATCATAGAAAGGATACATGCCGATTTGCTTTTTATAACCCGCAACATATACATGCTCTCCCTGAAGCCCGAA
Coding sequences within it:
- a CDS encoding iron chaperone, whose product is MKPKDFETYLIGLDEPVQLRLRELREAILKAFPEVEESIRYNMPAFGLQGEHVYVAGYKKQIGMYPFYDKELDAEALAYRGKNTKDALHFPYNKPLPLAVILRLIERKFS